A single Vigna radiata var. radiata cultivar VC1973A chromosome 8, Vradiata_ver6, whole genome shotgun sequence DNA region contains:
- the LOC106771047 gene encoding PRKR-interacting protein 1, with product MSTGKPRDGDFQIVAAPGNSKPPLPPTGASSAIVEYTPVVFKEEEEDLEVKLRRIIDNVPVRVSNTSGSSAGSGSGDFHQYRQMRRKEQDRLARMEVDYQKRKELAEFNLRREERLKAAEERTAKKRAKRQKKKQRKKEKKIKLNAEGEQQREKQESSSDGDTDNNEEPAP from the exons ATGTCGACGGGCAAACCCAGAGATGGTGATTTTCAGATTGTTGCAGCGCCAGGAAATTCGAAGCCGCCCCTCCCGCCAACAGGAGCATCGAGTGCGATAGTAGAGTATACTCCTGTCGTGTTCaaggaggaagaggaggaccTAGAAGTCAAGCTCCGACGGATTATCGACAATGTTCCCGTTCGTGTTAGCAACACTTCTGGTAGTTCCGCGGGTTCAGGATCCGGCGACTTCCACCAG TATCGGCAGATGAGACGCAAGGAGCAAGATCGTCTTGCTAGAATGGAAGTCGATTaccagaaaagaaaagagttggcagaatttaatttaagaagGGAGGAAAGATTAAAAGCAGCAGAGGAAAGGACAGCAAAGAAGCGAGCAAAGCGTCAAAAGAAGAAGCAaaggaaaaaggagaaaaagataaaattaaatgccGAAGGAGAGCAGCAGCGAGAGAAACAAGAGTCCTCAAGTGATGGAGACACGGACAATAATGAGGAGCCAGCACCGTAA
- the LOC106770896 gene encoding reticulon-like protein B11, producing the protein MGDSQRISVHRLLGQGLVADVVLWKNWRGAAALLVSSSTLWYLFERAGYNFLSFVANVVLLLVLILFFWAKAANLLNRPLPPLPDLEISEETVARVADAVQIWMNRALTVAHDIAIERNLLLCLQVVGGLWAISFIGSLFNFLTLIYVCVLLSLSLPVLYDKYQDQIDDRLCVIYGTIQTRYKKIHSIVLSKIPKQSTKEKKAQ; encoded by the exons ATGGGAGATTCTCAACGGATTTCCGTTCACCGCCTTCTCGGCCAAGGCTTAG TTGCCGATGTGGTGTTGTGGAAGAATTGGCGTGGAGCGGCGGCGCTGCTCGTATCTTCTTCGACGTTGTGGTACTTGTTCGAGCGAGCCGGTTACAATTTCTTGTCTTTCGTCGCCAATGTCGTCTTGCTTCTCGTCCTCATTCTCTTTTTCTGGGCCAAAGCTGCTAACCTTCTCAATAg ACCGCTTCCTCCTCTCCCCGATCTGGAGATCTCGGAGGAAACTGTTGCCAGGGTTGCTGATGCAGTGCAAATTTGGATGAACCGGGCTTTGACAGTTGCACATGACATAGCGATTGAGAGAAATTTGCTTCTCTGCCTCCAg GTTGTTGGTGGATTGTGGGCAATATCTTTCATTGGTAGTTTGTTCAACTTTTTGACTTTGATCTATGTTT GTGTTCTTCTTAGCTTGTCCCTTCCTGTGTTGTATGACAAGTACCAGGACCAAATTGACGACAGATTGTGTGTTATATATGGGACTATTCAGACTCggtataaaaaaattcacagTATTGTTTTAAGCAAGATTCCAAAACAGTCAACCAAAGAAAAGAAGGCGCAGTAG